One Sediminibacillus dalangtanensis genomic region harbors:
- a CDS encoding ABC transporter ATP-binding protein encodes MAKINLSNIEKVYDKKVSAVQNFNLEVEDKEFIVFVGPSGCGKSTTLRMIAGLEEITSGDFLIDGKRMNDIPPKDRDIAMVFQNYALYPHMDVYSNMAFGLKLRKFDKKEIDRRVKEAAKILGLEGYLKRKPKALSGGQRQRVALGRAIVRDAKVFLMDEPLSNLDAKLRVQMRAEIQKLHKRLQTTTIYVTHDQTEAMTMASRLVVMKDGIVQQVGAPKEVYDCPNNVFVGGFIGSPSMNFFHGRITDDGFVIGDFRFKLPEAKLKQLSRLGYREKDVIMGIRPEAIEKEEQIAPNKSDTSFPVTVDVAELMGAETYLYSSLGEQTFIARIDAKFSIQGGDQLNLSFDMEQVLFFDQDSEDRIHLDAEVASATG; translated from the coding sequence ATGGCGAAAATCAATCTCTCAAATATTGAAAAAGTTTATGATAAAAAAGTCTCAGCAGTGCAAAACTTCAATTTGGAAGTGGAAGACAAAGAATTTATCGTATTTGTCGGCCCTTCCGGATGTGGCAAATCGACAACGCTGCGAATGATTGCCGGATTGGAAGAAATCACTTCTGGCGACTTTCTAATCGATGGGAAACGCATGAACGATATTCCCCCAAAAGACCGTGATATTGCCATGGTTTTTCAAAACTACGCACTCTATCCGCATATGGACGTATACAGCAATATGGCATTCGGACTGAAACTGCGTAAATTTGATAAAAAAGAAATAGATAGACGGGTGAAGGAAGCAGCGAAAATCCTCGGTCTGGAAGGATACTTAAAGCGAAAGCCAAAAGCGCTTTCTGGCGGACAAAGACAGCGGGTCGCACTTGGACGGGCGATTGTCCGGGATGCAAAAGTGTTTTTGATGGACGAGCCGTTATCCAATCTAGATGCCAAATTACGGGTTCAAATGCGCGCAGAAATTCAAAAGCTGCATAAACGACTGCAAACAACTACTATTTACGTCACGCACGACCAAACCGAGGCCATGACGATGGCAAGCCGTCTAGTGGTCATGAAGGATGGCATTGTCCAACAAGTCGGAGCCCCCAAAGAAGTCTATGACTGTCCAAACAATGTATTCGTTGGTGGTTTCATCGGTTCTCCCTCTATGAATTTCTTTCATGGCAGGATAACGGACGACGGTTTTGTCATCGGCGACTTCCGGTTCAAACTTCCAGAAGCCAAATTAAAACAACTTTCAAGATTAGGCTATCGGGAAAAGGATGTGATAATGGGTATCCGACCGGAGGCCATCGAAAAGGAGGAGCAAATTGCTCCAAATAAATCAGATACGAGTTTCCCTGTCACCGTCGATGTAGCCGAACTTATGGGAGCAGAAACATACCTTTATTCAAGTCTAGGGGAACAAACCTTTATTGCAAGGATCGATGCCAAGTTTTCTATTCAAGGCGGGGATCAGCTGAACCTTTCTTTTGATATGGAGCAGGTTCTTTTCTTTGATCAAGACAGCGAGGATCGAATTCATCTTGATGCCGAAGTCGCCTCCGCAACCGGCTAA
- a CDS encoding pyroglutamyl-peptidase I, translated as MKILLTGFEPFLGMSENPTELVTKKFTGKTFMGMEIIGHILPVDFQKASKQLITQVDQLQPDMIVSLGLAAGRNRITPERIAINCMDGEPDNAGNSFQDKKIADNGPDGYFSTLPIRTLVDALQQTGIPAGISNSAGTYLCNQVMYTARHYIETSDIDCRTGFIHMPAHHKLALENPKLPSWSLNDLNTAVEVILQELAKTSKKAIS; from the coding sequence ATGAAGATATTACTAACAGGTTTTGAACCGTTTTTGGGGATGAGTGAAAATCCAACCGAGCTTGTAACTAAAAAATTCACAGGGAAAACATTCATGGGCATGGAGATAATCGGTCATATATTGCCCGTTGATTTCCAAAAAGCTTCGAAACAACTGATCACTCAAGTAGACCAACTGCAGCCGGATATGATTGTTTCCCTCGGTTTGGCTGCCGGCCGCAACCGGATTACACCGGAACGGATCGCCATCAACTGTATGGACGGAGAACCGGATAATGCCGGGAACAGCTTTCAGGACAAAAAAATAGCCGACAACGGCCCTGATGGTTATTTTTCCACTCTGCCAATCCGGACCTTGGTGGATGCACTTCAGCAAACAGGCATTCCCGCCGGCATCTCTAATTCAGCAGGTACTTATCTTTGCAATCAAGTCATGTACACAGCCCGCCACTATATCGAAACCAGCGACATCGATTGCCGAACAGGCTTTATCCATATGCCCGCCCACCACAAGCTGGCACTGGAGAATCCGAAGCTTCCTTCCTGGTCGTTGAACGATTTGAACACAGCTGTGGAGGTCATTTTGCAGGAGCTGGCAAAAACATCTAAAAAGGCAATCAGCTAA
- a CDS encoding sodium:solute symporter family protein: MSTLPTWTIILIVLLLASYVVGVSYIGKRGAPYSKTMAGFATARGKVSPWLVGASFAATFASANLYLGLPGLAYQYGISVLWYTLGSFGTAWIGLLLFAKTFWKYQKEKGGVSTLPEWLGKRYNSKTLQILVSILLLFNIYYIVGQNVGLATIFETIIGIPYEWGVVAGVMITIIYIGLGGAFAQIITDAFQGILMSVTSVLIIVSLFWTIGGGFQVFDRMFDQLAAIHPSLVSTFSAEGPYDSVPTVLAIQFLMISFVLMPHLLNKILAIETEKELRPFVISSGVHLFFISYLPVFGGFAARILVPGLAEADQALPAYLIEAFPPALVALMIVGVISAVLSSTDSLYLSITSSIGNDIYLPLVQKTQSRLTPANYDQRAVIIAKSSLIVVGAASLYLSINRPESLAMLIQFSFSAIISGVFGPVLLGYFWNKGNRTGAIVSVLTGSLSYLAFTQFNLLPNLYIALFVSSALGFISMLAASYLATAFGPKVRMAGKHSA, translated from the coding sequence ATGAGTACATTGCCGACTTGGACAATTATACTGATTGTATTGCTGCTCGCCAGTTATGTTGTTGGTGTCTCCTATATCGGAAAACGGGGTGCCCCATACAGCAAAACAATGGCCGGATTCGCAACGGCTCGCGGCAAAGTAAGTCCCTGGCTTGTCGGAGCCAGTTTTGCTGCTACCTTTGCCAGCGCCAATTTATACTTAGGGCTTCCGGGACTCGCCTATCAATATGGCATTTCAGTATTGTGGTACACATTAGGCAGCTTTGGCACCGCATGGATCGGGCTGCTACTCTTCGCAAAAACATTTTGGAAGTATCAAAAAGAAAAAGGCGGTGTGTCCACCTTGCCAGAGTGGCTGGGAAAACGCTATAACAGCAAAACGCTTCAAATCTTGGTATCTATTCTACTATTGTTCAATATCTATTATATCGTCGGACAAAATGTAGGACTAGCAACCATATTTGAAACGATCATCGGTATCCCATACGAATGGGGAGTCGTCGCCGGCGTGATGATCACCATCATTTACATCGGGCTGGGCGGTGCCTTTGCTCAAATCATCACCGATGCTTTTCAGGGGATATTGATGTCTGTCACCTCTGTCTTGATTATTGTTTCATTGTTCTGGACAATTGGTGGCGGCTTCCAGGTATTTGACCGGATGTTCGATCAACTTGCGGCCATTCATCCTTCCCTAGTCTCCACCTTTTCAGCAGAGGGTCCCTATGACAGCGTTCCGACTGTCCTTGCCATACAATTTTTGATGATCAGTTTTGTATTGATGCCTCATTTACTAAATAAGATTTTGGCGATTGAAACGGAAAAAGAACTGCGTCCATTTGTAATTTCCAGTGGCGTGCATTTATTCTTCATTTCTTATCTGCCTGTGTTTGGCGGATTTGCAGCAAGGATTCTCGTTCCCGGCCTGGCCGAGGCAGATCAAGCATTGCCCGCTTATTTAATCGAGGCTTTTCCACCCGCCCTCGTTGCGTTGATGATTGTCGGTGTAATTTCAGCAGTGCTTTCGAGCACAGACAGCCTTTATCTATCGATAACTTCCAGTATCGGCAATGACATTTACCTGCCGCTGGTACAAAAAACACAATCCAGACTTACTCCCGCCAACTATGATCAGCGTGCAGTTATCATTGCAAAGTCTTCTTTGATAGTTGTCGGAGCTGCTTCGCTGTACTTGTCAATAAATCGCCCGGAGTCCCTGGCCATGCTCATTCAATTTAGTTTCTCGGCCATCATCAGCGGCGTATTCGGACCAGTGCTGCTAGGCTACTTTTGGAATAAAGGAAATCGAACAGGCGCAATTGTTTCCGTTTTAACCGGTTCCCTGTCCTATTTGGCCTTTACACAATTCAACCTGCTCCCTAATTTGTACATTGCCCTGTTTGTCAGTTCTGCTCTTGGATTTATCAGCATGCTGGCGGCGAGCTATTTGGCGACAGCATTCGGACCTAAGGTGCGTATGGCTGGCAAACATAGTGCTTAA
- the pepF gene encoding oligoendopeptidase F — protein MLMTKHQRISRDQVPNAATWDLTDLFASRDEWEEELRAVQQSLPEVTQYQGEVGENAATLRDCLEAREQLLQRVVRVATYANLRQSADSADSTNQADAAKVSDALAKIDAALSFVEIEIISVPEAKLNQFFDDEPKLIPFSKYVNDLKEKQPHTLSAETESALASLGSLFRSPYTTYNRSKLSDMQFEPFANDNGEYQPNSFSLYEANYEASPSAVVRKNAFDSFVKTLKQYKNTFAATYATKVNQEVVMSRLRNYDSVTDMLLAPQQVTQEMYHNQLDILLEELAPHMRRFAKLKQQVLGLEKMAFHDLKAPLDPDFNPETSYEEAAETVLEALKVMGPEYSRIMETALSERWIDYADNIGKSTGAFCSSPYGVHPYILTTWTNQMRGAFTLAHELGHAGHFYLAGKNQRMTNTRPSTYFIEAPSTMNEMLLGNHLLSNTDDTRMRRWVILQLLGTYYHNFVTHLLEGAFQRRVYQLAEAGEPLTADVLSGQKAAVLSEFWGAAVEIDEGASLTWMRQPHYYMGLYPYTYSAGLTVSTAVSQTIFEEGQPAIDRWLDVLKAGGTKKPLDLIKQAGVDMEKPDAIRQAVSYVASLIDELEKSYN, from the coding sequence ATGTTAATGACCAAACACCAACGTATAAGCCGTGACCAGGTCCCTAATGCAGCAACCTGGGATTTAACCGATTTATTCGCTTCAAGGGATGAATGGGAAGAGGAATTACGTGCAGTCCAGCAAAGTTTACCAGAAGTCACTCAGTATCAGGGAGAAGTCGGAGAAAATGCTGCAACACTCCGAGACTGTTTAGAAGCCCGCGAACAGTTGTTGCAACGGGTAGTACGAGTAGCCACTTATGCAAACTTAAGGCAATCAGCTGACAGTGCCGATAGTACCAACCAGGCGGATGCAGCAAAGGTAAGCGATGCTTTGGCAAAAATCGACGCGGCTCTTTCCTTTGTGGAAATCGAAATCATTTCCGTTCCGGAAGCGAAACTCAATCAATTTTTCGATGATGAGCCGAAGCTTATTCCTTTCTCCAAATACGTAAATGATTTAAAAGAAAAACAACCGCATACCCTGTCAGCGGAAACAGAGTCGGCTCTGGCTTCTTTGGGTTCTTTATTCCGTTCTCCTTATACTACATATAATCGGAGCAAGCTGTCAGACATGCAGTTTGAACCTTTCGCCAATGATAATGGAGAGTATCAACCGAATTCCTTTTCCCTGTATGAAGCCAATTACGAAGCCTCCCCATCTGCTGTGGTTAGGAAAAATGCATTTGATTCTTTTGTCAAAACGTTAAAACAGTATAAAAACACGTTTGCTGCTACCTATGCCACCAAAGTCAATCAGGAAGTAGTGATGTCGAGGCTGCGCAACTATGATTCCGTCACCGACATGCTGCTGGCCCCACAGCAAGTGACACAGGAAATGTACCATAACCAGTTGGATATTCTTCTAGAGGAATTGGCTCCGCATATGCGCCGATTTGCCAAGTTGAAACAGCAAGTACTCGGTTTGGAGAAAATGGCCTTCCATGATTTAAAAGCCCCGCTCGACCCTGATTTCAATCCGGAAACCAGTTATGAAGAGGCGGCCGAAACCGTATTGGAAGCTCTAAAGGTCATGGGACCCGAATACAGCCGCATTATGGAAACAGCATTATCTGAACGTTGGATCGACTATGCCGACAACATCGGAAAATCGACCGGTGCTTTTTGCTCCAGTCCATATGGCGTTCATCCCTATATATTGACAACCTGGACCAATCAAATGCGTGGAGCCTTTACGCTCGCCCACGAACTCGGACACGCAGGTCACTTTTATCTGGCTGGCAAAAATCAACGCATGACCAATACCAGACCATCTACCTATTTCATCGAAGCACCTTCAACGATGAACGAAATGCTGCTTGGCAACCATTTGTTATCGAATACTGATGATACCCGGATGAGAAGATGGGTCATTTTACAGCTGCTTGGCACCTATTATCATAACTTCGTTACCCATCTGCTGGAAGGAGCTTTTCAGCGCAGGGTCTATCAGCTTGCAGAAGCCGGCGAGCCATTGACAGCCGACGTTTTATCCGGGCAAAAAGCTGCTGTATTGTCGGAGTTTTGGGGTGCTGCCGTCGAAATTGATGAAGGAGCGAGCTTGACCTGGATGCGCCAGCCGCATTACTATATGGGTCTTTATCCTTACACGTATTCAGCAGGATTGACGGTTTCTACAGCCGTTTCACAAACCATTTTCGAGGAAGGACAGCCTGCCATCGACCGTTGGCTTGACGTTTTAAAAGCAGGAGGTACCAAGAAACCACTCGATCTAATTAAACAAGCAGGTGTCGACATGGAAAAGCCCGATGCCATCCGCCAGGCCGTCTCCTATGTTGCCAGCCTGATCGACGAACTCGAAAAAAGCTACAACTGA
- a CDS encoding S9 family peptidase, with protein sequence MMTKTITADDLLKFSFLSDPQLSPDGNWVVYAVRTISEKKKYQSNLFVVNLTTNEAIPFTHGDSLDYQPRWSPDGQTIVFTSNRSGKQQVWKISFRGGEAEQLTNFKHGASQPVFSPDGHKLLLKVPLSDQDSVEEEADEKDNEDASKEAYATTRLKYKSDDAGLLHDTYQQLVLWDLKDETAVQLTSGKFDHQFGSFSPDGSRIAFSANRTDDPDRSFVSDIFEYDLKDGILTRLTNGIGMFIQPNYAPDGNKLSLLGHDLTYAGATLTRVWVLDRISKQLTCLTDDWDVQASDVAINDMGTGTAGKGALWDKQQDRLYFLGSQNGNTSVYQVSMEKQVSTVTGGSRQIYAFQLDNKGNAVIAVSDQLTPGDLYFVPKSGGDEKRLTAVNKWLDDRTLSSTEEIHFQASDGQKLHGWMMRPVGFTKEKKHPLIVEVHGGPHAMYSNAFMHEFQVLAAAGYGVLFINPRGSHGYGQTFVDAVRGDYGGKDYQDILDAVDYATSHFEWIDENRIGITGGSYGGFMTNWAVGHTNRFKAAVTQRSISNWISFYGVSDIGYFFTDWELKTNLLEDPDRMWKHSPLRYVKDIETPLLILHSENDFRCPIEQGEQLYVALKHQNKTTKFVRFPGSNHELSRSGDPSLRIRRLNEITDWFDHYL encoded by the coding sequence ATGATGACAAAAACAATCACTGCGGATGATTTATTGAAATTTTCCTTTCTTTCTGATCCCCAGCTTTCTCCTGATGGAAACTGGGTCGTATATGCTGTCCGCACAATCAGCGAAAAGAAAAAATACCAGTCAAATTTATTTGTCGTCAACTTAACGACAAACGAAGCCATTCCATTTACTCATGGGGATAGCTTGGACTACCAACCACGCTGGTCCCCCGACGGACAAACAATTGTTTTCACTTCGAACCGATCCGGCAAACAACAGGTTTGGAAAATTTCATTCAGGGGTGGGGAAGCTGAACAGCTCACTAATTTCAAACACGGCGCCTCACAGCCCGTCTTTTCACCAGATGGACATAAACTGCTGCTCAAGGTTCCCCTTTCCGACCAGGACAGTGTGGAAGAGGAAGCCGATGAAAAAGATAACGAGGACGCCAGCAAAGAAGCTTACGCTACTACACGCCTCAAGTATAAATCGGATGATGCCGGACTTTTGCATGATACCTATCAACAACTGGTCCTATGGGATCTCAAAGACGAGACAGCCGTGCAGCTTACCAGCGGCAAATTCGACCATCAGTTTGGAAGCTTTTCTCCTGACGGAAGCCGTATCGCTTTCAGTGCCAATCGTACAGATGATCCCGATCGTTCCTTCGTCTCAGACATTTTTGAATACGACCTGAAGGATGGGATTTTGACCAGACTTACTAATGGCATCGGGATGTTCATCCAGCCGAATTACGCCCCTGACGGAAACAAGTTGTCTCTATTAGGACACGATTTGACCTATGCAGGAGCAACACTTACCAGGGTTTGGGTATTGGACCGAATCAGCAAGCAGCTTACTTGCCTGACAGACGATTGGGATGTACAGGCATCCGATGTTGCCATCAATGATATGGGAACGGGTACAGCAGGGAAGGGCGCCCTATGGGACAAGCAGCAGGATCGACTATACTTTTTGGGCAGCCAGAATGGGAACACCTCTGTCTACCAAGTAAGCATGGAAAAACAAGTGTCCACAGTTACCGGTGGAAGCAGGCAAATTTATGCTTTTCAATTGGACAATAAAGGAAATGCCGTCATCGCTGTCAGCGACCAACTGACACCAGGCGACCTTTATTTTGTTCCAAAATCAGGCGGCGATGAAAAGCGACTGACAGCCGTTAACAAGTGGCTTGACGATCGAACGCTTTCTTCAACTGAAGAGATTCACTTTCAAGCTTCAGACGGACAAAAGTTGCATGGTTGGATGATGAGGCCTGTTGGATTTACAAAAGAAAAAAAGCACCCACTTATCGTGGAAGTACACGGTGGTCCGCATGCCATGTACAGCAATGCCTTCATGCATGAATTCCAAGTACTTGCCGCAGCCGGGTACGGCGTTTTGTTCATCAATCCCCGCGGCAGTCATGGCTATGGTCAGACTTTTGTCGATGCGGTGCGCGGTGATTATGGAGGAAAAGACTATCAGGACATTCTCGATGCTGTAGATTACGCAACATCCCACTTTGAATGGATCGATGAAAACCGTATAGGAATCACTGGGGGAAGCTATGGAGGATTCATGACGAACTGGGCAGTCGGACATACAAATCGTTTCAAAGCTGCCGTTACACAGCGTTCCATCAGTAATTGGATCAGCTTCTACGGAGTCAGTGATATTGGTTACTTTTTTACCGATTGGGAGCTAAAAACCAATTTACTCGAAGATCCGGACCGCATGTGGAAACATTCTCCCCTTCGCTATGTAAAAGATATCGAGACACCGCTGCTGATATTGCATAGTGAAAATGATTTTCGCTGTCCGATCGAACAAGGCGAACAGCTATACGTCGCCCTTAAGCACCAAAACAAAACGACAAAGTTTGTGCGATTCCCCGGGTCTAATCATGAATTGTCCCGCAGCGGAGATCCTTCCCTGCGAATTCGCCGTTTGAACGAAATCACGGATTGGTTTGACCACTATCTATAA